Genomic segment of Mercurialis annua linkage group LG6, ddMerAnnu1.2, whole genome shotgun sequence:
ttaatttttaaaaataaccaaATATTGTTTTTCTCTTTAACTGTTAATAAAACACCTAATCAATTTAAACTTTCCACTCTCACTAAGCCTAATTCATCCAAAACCTTTTATTGATACTGAGTCTAATTGCCATCCAGATTCAATACCAACGAGcaagtttgtatttttatttgtcttaaaaaaaggttaaaatttatgtctaaatctatttaatttttgtatttataattttaacagtGTGCTGTTAAAaataatcccacattgcttagaagacaaatataaatgagtttataagtgtaaaggttcaaccacctattaactagttctatTTATTAGGTCATAgttgaacctaaacactctcataagcaCATGTGGATGTAgtcacattctcaccaattaataattaattactcccaccaatatttctaataatttgtgtttaaattatattatcaaACATTTAATTTGGCTCCCCTAAAAATTATAGTCAAGCTCCGCCACTGATTTTGATCGTATGTTTTTCAGTTAATAGATGGTTAAAAGCTGTTCTCTGGCATTCAACTATTCAAGCATGAATCAACAAATTAATATATGTagcagaaattaaataaattgttggaTACTAAATTATATAGTCTTAAACTCTTATCTCATATTTTTTGTGAGAATCAACATATTAGTAGATTTATTGAAGATTTCAACCACTTGCTACATCAAATTGGTTGAACCTATAACCTATATCAGTTGGACATGATTAGTCTTTCGTTTATGAATTTTGAACATTCAACGACCGCAACTAAGGACCGAGGCAGCCAAAGACGAGCTGGAGTGCTCGTAAGATGACAAACCGCAACGTAGAGTTTCTTCACGGTTAAGTAAGGTCAAACCGGCACGAGGAGCATCGAGTAGTGTGTCTGATAAGGCAGCCTTTCCCTCTAGATATTGCATCACTTGTCTCATCGTAGGCCTAATTGCGGGTATAGAATGAGCACAAAGCAGCCCTAGCTTCAATACCAATTCCATTTCTTCGACCATATATTTACCGTCTAACTGAAGATCACTCGTCTCGATGATCACTCCTCTTTTCCAACAATCGAGAACCCAGTCTGCCAATATCATCTCTCCACGTGGTTTTTCTGGCTCTATAGTCTTTCTTCCGCAAGCCATTTCCAGCATAAGGATCCCGAAAGCAAAAACATCGCTGCTTGTAGTGGCCCGTCCTGTTCTTGAAACTTCTGGTGCAAGATATCCAACGGTTCCAACAATACAAGTTGTTTGAGGAAATGAGCCGTGGTCATAGAACTTAGCTAGTCCGAAATCTCCCAACTTTCCGATAAATTCAGCATCTAACATAACATTGCTAGCTTTTACGTCTCTATGGAGAAGAACACGGTCCCCTTCTTCGTGGAGGTACAGAAGCGCGGTTGCAACTCCTTTTAAGATCTGATATCGTTGAACCCAGTTCAGATTCGGCGTATTGTTCTGAAATAGGAATCTTTCGAGGCTCCCATTAGCCATATAATCATAAACCAAAAGCAGCTCGCCTTTTCGCCTGCAATAGCCCAGAAGTTGAACCAAATTTCTATGCCTTAACCTTCCCATGCTTGCAATTTCAGCTACGAATTGCTTCATTCCTTGTTCAGAATTATGCGAAAATTTCTTGACAGCAACTTGTATATCCGAACAAGGCAATAAGCCTTTATAGACCTTCCCGAAACCACCAGAACCCAGAACTTCGTTCTCTTTGAATCCTTCAGTTGCTTTATGTAGATCCTTGTAGGAAAACCTATGAGGTCCGTATTCTTCTTCCCAATCTTCGCGCAATTCTTCGTATTTCTTCTTCCTTATATAAACACCTCCAAAGATTATGATCACAAGAACACTTGCTGTTATCAATGGGATTACAATTTTAGAATCTGTTACCGTCTTCTTACGTGATTTTGGTTTACTTGGAAGTGAAGGAAGCTTTGACATATCAAGATTTTGAGCTGGCCCACTTTTGTTGAAGCTCCAGCCAAGAATGTAATGATAGCTTGCCATAGATCCTGTCGACGATGAAAAACCGACATACATAGAATCTGTCAGAATTAAAGAAAGATCGATTTTTTTCGACAATAGAGGCTTTTCGGGTTTCATGCTAGTTATAGGAGCTAGGGTTACATTTACTAGCTTCTCTGCCTCATCATAATCGATCCAAATTTGCATCCGCTTTCCACTAATCAGCTCCAATCTTTTCAATTCATTGTCCGAAAAGTATCCTGCTGAAGCTGACACATTAGATACCAAATCATTCACATCAATTCCGACATGATTGTTATCAATGTCATTAAAATTAAGAGTCTGTATAGTGTCGAGCTCAACAGCAAAGACATGGTTTGAATCCAAGCCGATTGTTGAAGAATTGAACAATCCGAAGTATCCTGATGCTATCGCGCCTGCAAACTCTGGCAATGTAGATATTGCGAAAACGAAGCCTTGGCCGCCGAGATTAGGCCATTCGGGGTCAATGGCGAAAACGAAGTTGGTTGAAAATGAAGACTTAGAAAAATTGAAAGGAAATGGAAAAAAAGCACGACCAATTTGGTAGTATGAAATGTCTGTTAACTCTAACCGACCATTAGAGTGAATTTTCGCAATTCCGTTGAGATTCAGATTCGATTCATTGAAGCCATGGTAGATGAAGTGGTCAGCTTGATCTTGATCTTGACAAAAACCAGTGTTTTTCAAgaaaacagaaataaaaaatagaataagCAGAAGTTCAAGAATTGAAAACATGGCTTAATCAATTTAATCTGCAGAGTTTTAAactgaaatgattggattaatCAAAATCTCTGAGTTTAAATTGGCTTACTTAAGAGCTTCATCCGAGTCAATGTCAACATCTGCAAGACTGCAAATTCAAAGTCTTAAAATTGGAAagtgttattattttaaaattaaaaatgataattatgGTTGTCCACTTGTCCTGTTGAAATTTATATATTCCTATACACTAacttcaaatttaataaattgtaAAATGACAAGTATACTTCAAGATTCTGTTAGAAAAATATTAGTCAAAATATGTATGATAAAAATGTCAACTCTTTGAGAAGAGCCTGGAATAAGAGCCACTGGATAATTTCCCAGAATGAggctatttatttttttattctcatagttttaaaaataaatttttatatctcaagttttaaaaattaattgttttttattgcTCTAAAATGCTTACTGAAGCAGGttctaattttaattgatgATATAAATTGTTTACTGGGCTTCAGATTTCACTTAATATttctttataatatttatattatcaatGCATGGATCACTCGTTAATGTAACATTAttacatatttaatattatcaatgGCATATTACATAGTACATAAACTGATCTTCTGTAATGCCATCTGAGGCAAGTCATCATACATGAACTCTAAAAGAAATGTTGAAAGATCTAGTTTCGTCGATAAAAGAGGCGTTTCTGGCTTTGTTTTATCGACAGGAGCTAGACTTACATCGAGAATCTATAGACTGAGAAAAATGTACTCGACATATATATAGATTACTTGTGAGAACTAACTGATCTTGCTTGTATGCTTGTACCACTTTTGACCGCAGGTTCGGTGCACTACTAAAAAGCtgacatttagcgacggattttggcgATATAAATAGATTACAAAAGATTTTTGATGTATGTAAGCTAGCTAACTAGACTAACtgatatttaaatattctaTCAAAAACCTTACCAAGGTCAGCATCAATTCTGCGGATTCAACGACCAAAGTTGAGGACCGAAGAAGTAATAGACAAGCTGGAATACTCTTTGAATTCAGAGGACGATGAAATGGAATCTTGGGATGATTCTTGATTCAACATCACCAAACCGGTACGAGGAGTACTATCTGGCGGTATCTCCGGTAAGACCGCCTTTCGATCTAGATATTGCATCACTTGTCTCATGGTAGGCCTGGTTGTTGGTGTAGTGTGAGTACAGAGCAGCCCTAACTTCAAAACCAATTCCATCTCGCCCACCATGTATTTACCTTTTAAATTAGGATCACTTATCTCCATTATATGACCTCTTTTCCAACATTCGAAAACCCAGTCCACCAAAATCACTTCACCGGATGGTCTGTGTGGCTCAATAGTCTTTCTTCCGCAAGCCACTTCAAGCATCAATATCCCATATGCATACACATCACTGCTAGTTGTGACTCTTCCTGTTCTTGAAACTTCTGGTGCAAGGTATCCTACTGTACCAACCACACAGGTTGTTTCAGCGATTGAACCTCGTTCGTGAAACTTCGCGAGTCCAAAATCTCCTAATCTACCATCTAGATCAGCATCTAACATCACATTACTAGCTTTCACATCTCTATGTAGAACAATTTGTTCCCATTCTTCATGGAGGTAAAGAAGAGCAGATGCAACTCCTTTCAGGATTTGATATCTTCGAACCCAGTTCAGATTGGGCGTGTCGTTCTGAAATAGGAATCTGTCGAGGCTTCCGTTTGGCATATAATCATATACCAGGAGAAGCTCGCCCTTTCGCCTGCAATAGCCGAGAAGTTGAACCAAATTCCTATGCCTTAGCCTTCCCATGCTTGCAATTTCAGCTACAAATTGCTTCAATCCGTGTTCGGAATTATGCGAAAACTTCTTAACTGCAACTTGTATATCAGAACAAGGCAAAACTCCTTTATAGACCTTCCCGAAACCTCCAGATCCCAGAAGTTGTTTGTCTTTGAATCCTTCAGTTGCTTTATACAAATCCTTGTAGGAAACTCTCTGAGGTCCGTATTCTTGTTCCCAATCTTCCCGCAATTCTTCAAATTTCTTCCTCCTTTGAAATAAACACGCCGCTACAATGATAAGAATCAGCACAAAACTCGTCCCGGCCAATGAGATTATGACTATACGTAGGGAGGTTAGAAATGGATTTGGCTGTCGAGGGTCTAGAGGAGGCGGCGGAAGTGTAGGAAGCTGTGAAAGATCAAGACTTTGACTAGGCCCACCCTTGTTAAAGCTCCAACCAAGAATATAGTGGTAGCTAGACATGGTACCTGTAGATGCAGAGAAACCAACATACATAGAATCTAACAGAACTAAAGAAAGATCGACATTTTTCGACAAGAGAGGCTTTTCGGGTTTTATGCTTGCTAGAGGAGCAATTGTTACATTTAGTATCATCTCCACTTGATCATAATCTATCCATACCTGCATCGGTTCTCCACTTATGAGCGTTAGGTTCTTAGATTCCTGACTGTCTGAAAAGTATGCTGGTGGAGCTGACACTACAGATACTAAATTATTGACATCAATTCCAACATGGTTGTTGTTGATGTCTGCAAAATCAACAGTCTCTATCGTATCAAACTCAACCGCAATGATATGGTTGGAAGACAAGCCAACGGTGGTTTTGTTGAAGATTCCAAAGTATTGAGTTGATGACTCGATTGCAAATTCCAAAGATGGTAAGAGAGCAAAGACAAAACCATGGCCACCATTTGCAAGTATCTCACCAACAGCATGTGTCTGTGGATCAATGGCGAAAACGAAGTTGGTAGAAAATGAAAGAGACTTGTTGAAGTTGAGAGGTAGCGGAAAGAAAGCGCGACCAACTTCGAGAGCTGTAATGTTTGATAATTGTAACAGACCATTAGGCTGCACAATTGCAAGTCCAGTCAGATTCAGGTTGGATCCATTGAATCCGTTGTAGATGAAGTTACTTTGATCTTGAGCATAGGTTAGATGTTTCTGAAAAACAGAACTAATGAGTAAAATATGCAACAGTTTTAACATGGAAATCATTTTGCTACAAGAAAATCGACCTATAACGAGGGTAGTACTTCCGTCTGACTTGCTAAAAGCGTTCTCTACTCCGAGTTTTCTGATTGTGTTTCAGATTCATAGcctaaaatgatatataaggaTATACTTTTCAAAGCTGCTGCAATGTGACAGACACTACTATATATTCTATAAAATAGCACACTATCTGTTAGGTTTTACTCAAATCAAGTTGACAATTATTCAAGCTTTATCCAAACTGATGTCAGAAAACTATAACAAGGAATTATGTATTTTTCTAATAAGGATTATAATTCATTTGACATATATATTTTGCTGCTATAaacaatatattaataatatagaaTAACTGACAGCCGGCTTCAATTTAAATAAGACTTGTTAGAATACTATCTCGAATTTCTTCCCTTGCTTCTATAAGTCATGAGACtaacaattaaactaaaacaTATAGTTGCCAAGAAATTTATTCACTTAGGCCTCGCTCGGTTAGGGTAAGTTAACTAAGAAAATGTATCTTTCCGGGAAGTAGCATGTATTTTTTTGCTTAgttcttctttttcattctaCTTCACGGAATGTTGAGATTCCACTTTCCCTAGAAAAAAGCCAAGGTAAATTCTACTTCTCCGTGTCCCTAAATTTAATTAGCTTGGTCAGTTATTGAAgctaatattgtttttaaatcttaattaattaaaagtaaaatgcaacttcCCGAAAAATTAGCAAGTAAACCAAACAAAGTAAATACTTATTCCCAGCATACCAACTCCCCGAGAAATTAACTTCACGGGAAGTATACTTCCTAGGAATTACATAGTTTTAATGTTCTATTCCTGCACACTTCTATACTCAGCAGACCAAGAAAACCGAACTAAAAGTAGAATAAGCATTAAGCACGTGTTTAAGAATTCAAAACATGCCTTAAGCAATTGATCATCAGATCTTTACATTAATCAGAAAAATATTAGTCATAATGTATAAATATTAGTCATAatgtatataataaaaaaaaggaagcAGCTAGGTAATTTCCCTGAATGAGCCTGCAAAAATGTGTAAAATGATGATGCATCATTGCATCTTCATAAATTAAGTTTCAGGGTGTAGGCCAAGTCATTGTTGCTCAAATGTTTGTTAAATCTCACAAAATTATGGTTAATTATTTGACAAGTTAAATGACCACTTGAACACAATTTACCTAATGAATAATCCTGCTCGAAAAATTCACCCAAAACACATATTGCTCGAAAAATTAAGAGAGGAAGAGCTTCCATTTGCAAAGTTGTGAAATCGAAGTAGTAAATAGATATTAATAAcagtaataataattaaaacaatagtGGCTGAAATTTAGGAGACATTTTATTTGACTAATAACGTTAcgttataaataatataacaatcaAAGTAGTAATAAGTGTCTGAATCGAACCTGACCAATCAGCCGACCCTATGGACATCGCTCGTGGTGGTTCAACATAACTCTTAATCCGCTCACAAAACTGAATATCCTTGGAGGTCAAACCCAAGTTTCAAGGTTCAACAATATAAACCCACAAAAGTTAGCTTTCTCAAATGATGtaaaaatttcacatttacAAGAACGATCGATTATTCTCATTTTGACATGACGATTCATTACTTCTTCTACAAGTTATGTTCAATTTAGGAAAGATCAGATATCTACAGAATTAACAAGGGGCTCCAGGCATGCAGAGTCTAGCAGTAgcaatcataattaaaaaaagttgagAATCATTTGACTTAATAAACTTTGGGAATTAAATTATTGATATCATATAATGAGATTAAATAACTCATTGATTACATACTATAATCTTATATGAGCAATTTCCTTGAATCTGCATGTTATAATGGGTCAAAGTTTAATTTAGCTTCTCTCATTATTGGCTTctaaattactccctccgtcccacaaagataggccgTTTGGACAAACACggaaattaagaaaaaagtagttatattagttaaaattagtttatttgtgtacttttccatttttagcctttaatatttttttaaataaataaataatgtatcgatgactaatttttgtattggtgtattttgcattggtattaaaaaatgatatttattccATATTGAAACATGGAGCAATTAGTTAAGTTGAAGATAACAATGTACATTTATTAGGGGTAAGTAAGACTTTtaggtttaaaattattaaccaaaaatagaaggtggcctataatttgggacgccCAAAATAGAAAGGaggcctatctttgtgggacggagggagtagtaaaaTTATGTCAAGAGCCAAACCTTTCAAAGCAGTTAGTGACTTAGTGTAAAATAACTAGGGAGAtatacaaaaaaacaaaaagatatcCTAATGTTTATCCTAAATTTCACCTagctatttaatatttttttgagtcATAGTTATGAGTTATGACCTTGAATGTTTATATGGCACACAAAACTctaacttaatataaattagtaataaa
This window contains:
- the LOC126685868 gene encoding L-type lectin-domain containing receptor kinase I.8-like, giving the protein MISMLKLLHILLISSVFQKHLTYAQDQSNFIYNGFNGSNLNLTGLAIVQPNGLLQLSNITALEVGRAFFPLPLNFNKSLSFSTNFVFAIDPQTHAVGEILANGGHGFVFALLPSLEFAIESSTQYFGIFNKTTVGLSSNHIIAVEFDTIETVDFADINNNHVGIDVNNLVSVVSAPPAYFSDSQESKNLTLISGEPMQVWIDYDQVEMILNVTIAPLASIKPEKPLLSKNVDLSLVLLDSMYVGFSASTGTMSSYHYILGWSFNKGGPSQSLDLSQLPTLPPPPLDPRQPNPFLTSLRIVIISLAGTSFVLILIIVAACLFQRRKKFEELREDWEQEYGPQRVSYKDLYKATEGFKDKQLLGSGGFGKVYKGVLPCSDIQVAVKKFSHNSEHGLKQFVAEIASMGRLRHRNLVQLLGYCRRKGELLLVYDYMPNGSLDRFLFQNDTPNLNWVRRYQILKGVASALLYLHEEWEQIVLHRDVKASNVMLDADLDGRLGDFGLAKFHERGSIAETTCVVGTVGYLAPEVSRTGRVTTSSDVYAYGILMLEVACGRKTIEPHRPSGEVILVDWVFECWKRGHIMEISDPNLKGKYMVGEMELVLKLGLLCTHTTPTTRPTMRQVMQYLDRKAVLPEIPPDSTPRTGLVMLNQESSQDSISSSSEFKEYSSLSITSSVLNFGR
- the LOC126685871 gene encoding L-type lectin-domain containing receptor kinase IV.2-like, coding for MFSILELLLILFFISVFLKNTGFCQDQDQADHFIYHGFNESNLNLNGIAKIHSNGRLELTDISYYQIGRAFFPFPFNFSKSSFSTNFVFAIDPEWPNLGGQGFVFAISTLPEFAGAIASGYFGLFNSSTIGLDSNHVFAVELDTIQTLNFNDIDNNHVGIDVNDLVSNVSASAGYFSDNELKRLELISGKRMQIWIDYDEAEKLVNVTLAPITSMKPEKPLLSKKIDLSLILTDSMYVGFSSSTGSMASYHYILGWSFNKSGPAQNLDMSKLPSLPSKPKSRKKTVTDSKIVIPLITASVLVIIIFGGVYIRKKKYEELREDWEEEYGPHRFSYKDLHKATEGFKENEVLGSGGFGKVYKGLLPCSDIQVAVKKFSHNSEQGMKQFVAEIASMGRLRHRNLVQLLGYCRRKGELLLVYDYMANGSLERFLFQNNTPNLNWVQRYQILKGVATALLYLHEEGDRVLLHRDVKASNVMLDAEFIGKLGDFGLAKFYDHGSFPQTTCIVGTVGYLAPEVSRTGRATTSSDVFAFGILMLEMACGRKTIEPEKPRGEMILADWVLDCWKRGVIIETSDLQLDGKYMVEEMELVLKLGLLCAHSIPAIRPTMRQVMQYLEGKAALSDTLLDAPRAGLTLLNREETLRCGLSSYEHSSSSLAASVLSCGR